A single Cryptococcus deuterogattii R265 chromosome 2, complete sequence DNA region contains:
- a CDS encoding UNC-50 family protein, producing MASPILPLSGSSYPSSNSGGPRRWDASGGAGFGGSRNVDLGIEMETGLGTGRGGLFTQLKRLTKFRSMDFELAFWQLTYLVVAPRRVYKQTYHHKQTKNQWARDDPAMLILIAGCLGAAGVAWSLVYRLPVLNLITIPLLMIFRDFLLSSFVVATILYFLSNRLLLAPSVPYASTSDNRVEFAYAFDVAVNAFFPMFLTVYVGLLPLAVVVVRNNWVCLWVGNTLFLTAQVQYVYITYLGYAALPFVARSQILLSPLLPIFGGYLLSLLGFNTAKHALELYFRQSWK from the exons ATGGCATCTCCGATTTTGCCTCTTTCGGGATCATCATACCCGTCTTCAAACAGTGGTGGTCCCCGACGATGGGATGCTTCGGGTGGAGCAGGGTTTGGGGGTTCACGAAATGTGGATCTAGGCATAGAGATGGAAACTGGACTAGGAacagggagaggaggattgTTTACGCAGTTGAAGAGGTTAACAAAATTCAGAAGCATG GATTTTGAACTGGCTTTTTGGCAACTGACATATTTGGTTGTTGCCCCTAGAAGAGTGTACAAGCAAACATACCATCA CAAGCAAACAAAGAACCAATGGGCGCGAGATGA TCCAGCAATGCTCATCCTGATAGCAGGATGCTTAGGAG CTGCCGGTGTCGCTTGGTCGCTCGTGTACCGCCTCCCTGTTTTAAACCTCATAACGATCCCTCTTCTCATGATTTTCCGggatttccttctttcttcgttcGTCGTCGCGACCATCCTCtacttcctctccaaccgcctcctcctcgcgCCCTCTGTTCCCTACGCTTCAACATCAGATAACAGGGTGGAATTTGCCTATGCTTTTGATGTCGCTGTGAACGCATTCTTCCCGATGTTCTTGACTGTCTATGTCGGATTGCTACCATTAGCCGTCGTGGTTGTCCGAAACAACTGGGTGTGTCTCTGGGTCGGAAA CACACTTTTCTTGACTGCTCAAGTTCAGTATGTTTATATAACATACTTGGGCTATGCCGCACTTCCATTCGTAGCTCGCTCGCAGATCTTACTCTCCCCCTTACTTCCCATCTTTGGCGG GTATCTTTTGAGCCTGTTGGGATTCAACACTGCCAAGCACGCGTTGGAGCTTTACTTCCGGCAAAGCTGGAAGTGA